Proteins from a single region of bacterium:
- a CDS encoding response regulator, whose translation MHIIILNDDFELAGLLKKSLWVCFYAKAKSLAQEQKQITDGLDVRQFEDAQAALAYLENTAEHVDMIFAEATAVRFDGCHFIRRCYECFSGKYATLIVVADKGRQQDIEKGLAAGAHDYLLKPFAPEDLLKHIFNAWQRPEDGSGRQKKES comes from the coding sequence ATGCATATCATCATTTTGAATGATGATTTTGAATTGGCCGGATTACTGAAAAAATCTTTGTGGGTTTGTTTTTATGCCAAAGCTAAAAGTTTGGCGCAAGAGCAAAAGCAAATCACCGATGGCTTGGATGTCCGGCAATTTGAAGATGCCCAAGCGGCATTGGCATATCTTGAAAACACCGCTGAGCATGTGGATATGATTTTTGCTGAGGCAACTGCCGTCCGGTTTGATGGCTGTCATTTCATCCGTCGTTGTTATGAATGTTTTTCCGGGAAGTACGCGACCCTGATTGTTGTCGCGGATAAAGGGCGGCAGCAGGATATTGAAAAAGGCTTGGCAGCCGGGGCGCATGATTATCTGCTCAAGCCCTTTGCACCGGAAGATTTACTTAAACACATTTTTAATGCCTGGCAGCGTCCCGAAGACGGCTCGGGCCGTCAGAAAAAGGAGTCGTGA
- the folD gene encoding bifunctional methylenetetrahydrofolate dehydrogenase/methenyltetrahydrofolate cyclohydrolase FolD: protein MAATVLEGKPIANQVYARLTSQLTLFQEKYGRFPGLAVVKVGEDPASEVYVRHKRKKCEVLGIRSFAHDFPATVTEQTLLDLIDSLNGNDHIDGILVQLPLPKEIDANKIIEAIDPDKDVDGFHPYNMGKLFAGFPRLVSCTPLGIMEMLQAAGISLQGKKAVVVGRSNIVGKPIAMLLMQAHATVEICHSRTQNLAAECRSADILIAAVGKKFCILGDWIKPGAVVIDVGINRDESGLCGDVDYKKASEAAAYITPVPGGVGVMTIAMLMANTVKAARLREERKQ, encoded by the coding sequence ATGGCAGCTACTGTATTAGAAGGTAAACCGATTGCCAACCAGGTTTATGCACGTTTGACATCACAACTGACACTATTTCAGGAAAAATATGGGAGATTCCCGGGATTGGCAGTGGTGAAGGTGGGAGAAGACCCTGCTTCGGAAGTTTATGTGCGTCATAAAAGGAAAAAATGTGAGGTGCTGGGAATTCGTTCATTTGCGCATGATTTTCCAGCAACGGTGACTGAACAGACGCTTTTGGACTTGATCGATTCTTTGAACGGCAATGATCACATTGACGGAATTTTGGTCCAATTGCCGCTTCCCAAGGAGATTGATGCCAATAAAATTATTGAGGCGATTGATCCGGATAAAGACGTGGATGGGTTCCATCCCTATAATATGGGGAAACTGTTTGCCGGGTTCCCGCGTTTGGTTTCCTGCACCCCGCTGGGGATCATGGAAATGCTGCAAGCAGCCGGGATTTCATTGCAGGGTAAAAAAGCCGTGGTCGTGGGACGGTCGAATATTGTGGGCAAACCCATTGCCATGCTGCTGATGCAAGCACATGCTACCGTTGAAATTTGTCATTCCCGGACTCAAAATCTGGCAGCAGAATGCCGGTCTGCAGATATTCTGATTGCAGCAGTAGGGAAAAAATTTTGTATTCTCGGCGACTGGATCAAGCCTGGGGCCGTGGTGATTGATGTGGGCATTAACCGGGATGAGAGCGGTTTGTGCGGTGATGTGGATTACAAAAAAGCCAGTGAAGCGGCTGCGTATATTACGCCGGTTCCCGGTGGTGTGGGCGTCATGACGATTGCCATGTTGATGGCCAATACGGTCAAGGCGGCCCGACTCAGAGAGGAGCGCAAGCAATGA
- a CDS encoding TIGR00730 family Rossman fold protein, producing MSVSAGKRARQRKSPKKPCRDASLSPSIFKEDAWRVFRIMSELVDGFEMLSTIGPAVTMFGSARTPPGTKYYKLAQTIANKLARVGHAIITGGGPGLMEAANKGASQAKGRSVGLNIALPEEQSVNSYVNLPIGFRYFFVRKLMFVKYASAVIIMPGGMGTLDECFEVLTLIQTEKIQPVPVILVGSEFWKDMVAWFHKTMIAEGMIHTKEMSIFRVMDDPDEIVKTISQHTRSIRKKNKGKA from the coding sequence ATGAGTGTTTCAGCCGGGAAGCGGGCACGTCAACGCAAATCCCCAAAAAAACCATGCCGGGATGCATCCTTATCTCCCAGTATATTCAAAGAAGATGCCTGGCGTGTATTTCGGATTATGTCCGAGTTGGTGGATGGATTTGAAATGCTGTCTACGATCGGACCGGCAGTCACAATGTTTGGTTCCGCCCGGACACCTCCCGGGACAAAATACTATAAGTTGGCACAGACCATTGCCAACAAGCTGGCCCGTGTCGGGCATGCGATCATTACCGGCGGCGGTCCCGGTTTGATGGAAGCTGCCAATAAAGGCGCCAGCCAGGCCAAGGGACGCTCGGTAGGGCTTAATATCGCACTGCCGGAAGAACAATCGGTCAATTCATATGTGAATCTGCCGATTGGATTCAGGTATTTTTTTGTTCGCAAGCTCATGTTTGTCAAATATGCCTCCGCCGTCATTATCATGCCCGGCGGGATGGGAACTTTGGATGAATGTTTTGAGGTGCTCACCCTGATCCAGACCGAGAAGATCCAACCGGTTCCGGTTATTTTGGTGGGTTCTGAATTTTGGAAGGATATGGTGGCCTGGTTTCATAAGACGATGATTGCAGAAGGTATGATTCATACCAAGGAGATGTCTATTTTCCGGGTTATGGATGATCCGGATGAAATTGTGAAAACCATTAGTCAACATACGCGCTCTATTCGAAAAAAGAATAAGGGAAAAGCCTGA
- a CDS encoding polyprenyl synthetase family protein: protein MQKSFNSTLQQMLKKINARIRTRLHSQDDFLNALLRYAAQTKGKQLRVRLTLLSAQLCGRINQEAEALAVALELFHYATLVHDDVIDKSGRRRHGMTMNARHGNEIAVLAGDFLFTQVMQILFEEVPKKIQGKVIQAAGMVCFGEIQERQYRGAVSMTVAQYRQVIENKTASLFTACCQCGGAVTGGKKKQIEQLTDFGRAYGMAFQIQDDILDFIGNPAKTGKAAGQDLREGRITLPVILGLKRLRGTQRRVLHHAVKSGTFRIGSIKKILVENGLIQEAQAIAQMFIKSAEQRLRLFPDSKPRQMMLDMAAGVANREH from the coding sequence ATGCAAAAATCATTTAATAGCACGCTTCAACAGATGTTGAAAAAAATTAATGCCCGGATTCGTACGCGCCTGCATTCCCAAGATGATTTTTTAAACGCGCTGCTGCGGTATGCAGCGCAAACCAAGGGTAAGCAATTAAGAGTTCGATTGACATTGCTTTCGGCACAACTTTGCGGCCGGATTAATCAGGAAGCGGAAGCCTTGGCTGTGGCATTGGAATTATTTCACTATGCGACCCTGGTGCATGATGACGTGATTGACAAGTCCGGCCGTCGCCGCCATGGGATGACGATGAATGCGCGCCATGGCAACGAGATTGCGGTTTTGGCCGGGGATTTTCTTTTTACGCAGGTGATGCAGATTTTATTTGAGGAAGTCCCAAAAAAAATTCAGGGGAAGGTTATACAAGCGGCCGGTATGGTTTGTTTCGGGGAAATTCAAGAACGGCAATACCGGGGAGCGGTCTCCATGACTGTTGCGCAATACCGGCAGGTGATCGAAAATAAAACCGCCAGCCTTTTCACGGCATGCTGTCAATGCGGGGGTGCGGTGACCGGGGGAAAGAAAAAGCAAATTGAACAGTTGACTGATTTTGGCCGGGCCTACGGCATGGCATTTCAGATTCAAGATGATATTCTTGATTTTATCGGCAACCCGGCCAAAACCGGAAAAGCCGCCGGTCAGGATCTGCGGGAAGGGCGCATCACACTGCCTGTGATTCTCGGACTTAAGCGCTTACGTGGAACACAACGCCGGGTATTGCACCATGCGGTGAAAAGCGGAACATTTAGAATCGGCAGTATTAAAAAGATATTGGTTGAAAATGGTTTGATTCAGGAGGCGCAAGCCATTGCGCAGATGTTTATCAAAAGCGCTGAACAGCGGTTACGGTTGTTCCCGGATTCCAAGCCGCGGCAGATGATGCTGGATATGGCCGCCGGGGTTGCAAATCGGGAACACTAG
- a CDS encoding PilZ domain-containing protein, whose product MDDRRRIPRVPVFFLLENICLPATETGSECQGIVKNITPDGLLLETNVKLKKHDLLQLSFTLPNTRKSVNLEGKVCWVDFKKAWSHAGIEFMDLSSDQREVIMEYLMTLGFQM is encoded by the coding sequence ATGGATGATCGCAGACGCATACCCCGTGTGCCGGTTTTTTTTCTTTTGGAAAATATCTGCCTGCCCGCCACCGAAACCGGCAGTGAATGTCAAGGAATTGTAAAAAACATCACACCGGACGGGTTGTTGCTTGAAACTAATGTGAAATTAAAAAAGCATGATTTGCTGCAATTGAGTTTTACCCTGCCCAACACCCGCAAGTCAGTTAATTTGGAAGGCAAGGTCTGCTGGGTTGATTTCAAGAAGGCCTGGTCCCATGCCGGGATTGAGTTTATGGACCTGTCCAGTGATCAGCGCGAAGTGATTATGGAATATTTGATGACTTTGGGTTTTCAGATGTAG
- a CDS encoding OprO/OprP family phosphate-selective porin, whose translation MKKFAILSLVVCFGIALASSALALRWPDNASYRVSTMGNAALGIEDETTALTIFNHQNIAGVAFNKKENRSDFGLGYASTNYTVDYDSGAKYENLGTGFDLVRPGAEYRGITYWLNDNVIIRAGIEGLMLNMKEISTASDGTSTEEVLAFSGLGGGASATYKLDGGLAFGAGVTYIGAGGKPDSLDGAYNVFGTTSKFEIAASVLSWGVNAGYELMLENDNKLTFGLGVHSDDDLPDFVSSEGDYNVTQTMEGEIPTSPTTTIAMSIEEATTQSPLFISGEAIFNMGSMLEAGLLFDYGMKSINEKITTTTDGTAVETDYKTNDITELVIAPVVQANIPVGDGMAILPGVQFSTAGSSNTDDFSLDYTTTDDDNDTYKSSETVVANNLIGIGCGFQAMEKQLQVAVQYETGSWTSDYTPYAADGTAGTVIDSEGSVSNIKAGAEFWVIPMLALRAGYQLLASTTKDGTVDSDGNIVDDISNTNRITLGAGLSLPQGMLFDLLVELDTNTSDPVSDPEPSNTAMNILLGVKLPI comes from the coding sequence TTGAAAAAGTTTGCGATTCTTTCTTTGGTCGTGTGTTTTGGAATTGCTTTGGCAAGTTCCGCGCTAGCACTGCGCTGGCCTGACAATGCCAGCTATCGTGTCAGCACCATGGGTAACGCCGCACTCGGTATAGAAGACGAGACCACGGCACTCACTATTTTCAACCATCAAAACATCGCTGGTGTTGCATTCAACAAAAAAGAAAACCGTTCTGATTTTGGTCTGGGTTATGCTTCAACCAATTACACTGTTGATTATGACTCCGGCGCAAAATACGAAAACTTAGGCACAGGTTTCGACCTCGTTCGTCCCGGTGCTGAATACCGCGGGATCACCTATTGGTTAAACGACAATGTCATTATTCGCGCAGGCATTGAAGGTCTAATGCTAAACATGAAAGAAATTTCCACTGCATCAGACGGCACTTCCACTGAAGAAGTATTAGCTTTTTCCGGACTTGGCGGCGGTGCTTCCGCAACCTATAAACTGGATGGCGGTCTGGCGTTCGGCGCTGGTGTGACTTACATCGGTGCAGGCGGAAAACCGGATTCTTTAGACGGTGCCTACAATGTTTTTGGAACCACTTCCAAGTTTGAAATAGCGGCCTCGGTTTTAAGCTGGGGAGTCAACGCCGGTTATGAACTCATGCTGGAAAACGATAATAAATTAACCTTTGGGCTCGGCGTCCATTCCGATGATGATTTACCGGATTTCGTCAGTAGTGAAGGCGATTATAATGTAACCCAAACGATGGAAGGCGAAATCCCGACCAGCCCGACAACCACTATAGCGATGTCCATCGAAGAAGCAACCACCCAATCACCGCTTTTCATCTCCGGTGAGGCTATCTTTAATATGGGCAGCATGCTGGAAGCCGGTCTGCTGTTTGATTATGGTATGAAGTCCATCAATGAGAAAATAACAACGACCACTGACGGTACCGCCGTTGAAACAGACTATAAAACCAACGACATCACCGAACTGGTCATTGCACCGGTCGTGCAAGCCAATATTCCGGTAGGTGACGGAATGGCGATTCTACCCGGCGTCCAGTTCTCCACTGCCGGCAGCAGCAATACTGATGATTTTAGTCTTGATTACACCACTACAGACGACGATAACGACACCTATAAATCCAGTGAGACCGTTGTTGCCAACAACCTGATTGGTATTGGCTGCGGTTTCCAGGCCATGGAAAAACAGCTTCAAGTCGCGGTTCAATATGAAACGGGCAGCTGGACATCTGACTACACCCCTTATGCGGCTGACGGAACTGCCGGAACTGTTATCGACTCCGAAGGATCTGTCAGCAACATTAAAGCGGGTGCTGAATTCTGGGTCATCCCGATGCTGGCGCTGCGCGCCGGTTATCAACTCCTGGCCAGCACCACCAAAGACGGCACGGTTGACTCCGATGGAAATATTGTTGATGATATCTCCAACACCAACCGTATCACTTTGGGTGCCGGCTTGTCTTTGCCGCAAGGTATGCTCTTTGATTTGTTGGTGGAGCTTGATACCAACACCAGCGATCCTGTCAGCGATCCGGAACCATCTAATACAGCCATGAATATTTTATTGGGCGTCAAACTTCCTATCTAA